From a region of the Corallococcus coralloides DSM 2259 genome:
- a CDS encoding sensor histidine kinase translates to MPSAPIILNVNDDLASRYVTSRVLSLSGFQVLEAGTGSETLALADEHTDLVILDVRLPDMSGLEVCRRLKASPRTRNALVLHLSAQAVGPADRAQGLEHGADAYLVAPVDPEELVAQVHALLRLRRAEREVRVLSDQVQQQRRLLELAMSAAADPIALYDGDGTLIYANQAVAASRGSHHVHVPGRSMDALRVMDPQLESFAKSLDAARRTGQVQRGRVTLSSDQGPRHFEYTMSPATGPTGAVEAVIATGQDVTELRNAEDFREQFIGILGHDLRNPLNALSMSAQQLQRQGELSDRQRVFTERILTSAERMERMIRQLLDFARARLGAGLPVVRSRCDLFDVVRGAVEEARASHPQREVMLDVQGDGRGEWDADRLEQVVGNLVSNALKFSPPESPVRVSAEGLNGEAVLRVHNLGAPIPAEQVPHLFAAWRRAGRSDRERGAAGGLGLGLYITSQIVRSHGGTVQVTSTEAQGTTFTVRLPRG, encoded by the coding sequence ATGCCTTCCGCACCCATCATCCTCAACGTCAACGACGACCTGGCCAGCCGCTACGTCACGTCGCGTGTGCTGTCCCTGTCGGGCTTCCAGGTGCTGGAGGCGGGCACGGGCAGCGAGACGCTGGCGCTCGCGGACGAGCACACGGACCTGGTCATCCTGGATGTCCGCCTGCCGGACATGAGCGGCCTGGAGGTGTGCCGGCGCCTGAAGGCCTCCCCGCGCACGCGCAACGCGCTGGTGCTGCACCTGTCCGCGCAGGCGGTGGGCCCGGCGGACCGGGCGCAGGGCCTGGAGCACGGCGCGGATGCGTACCTGGTGGCGCCGGTGGATCCGGAGGAACTCGTGGCCCAGGTGCATGCGCTCCTGCGCCTGCGCCGCGCCGAGCGCGAGGTGCGCGTCCTCTCCGACCAAGTGCAGCAGCAGCGCCGCCTGCTGGAGCTGGCCATGTCCGCGGCGGCGGACCCCATCGCGCTCTATGACGGCGACGGGACGCTCATCTACGCGAACCAGGCGGTGGCCGCGTCACGTGGCTCGCATCACGTGCACGTGCCGGGCAGGAGCATGGACGCGCTGCGCGTGATGGACCCGCAGCTGGAGTCCTTCGCGAAGTCGCTGGACGCGGCGCGGCGCACGGGCCAGGTGCAGCGCGGCCGCGTCACCCTGTCCTCGGACCAGGGCCCGCGGCACTTCGAGTACACGATGTCACCGGCCACCGGACCCACGGGCGCGGTGGAGGCCGTCATCGCCACCGGGCAGGACGTCACGGAGCTGCGCAACGCGGAGGACTTCCGCGAGCAGTTCATCGGCATCCTGGGCCACGACCTGCGCAACCCGCTCAACGCGCTGTCCATGTCCGCGCAGCAGCTCCAGCGCCAGGGTGAGCTGTCCGACCGCCAGCGCGTCTTCACCGAGCGCATCCTCACCAGCGCCGAGCGCATGGAGCGGATGATCCGCCAGCTGCTGGACTTCGCCAGGGCGCGGCTGGGCGCGGGGCTGCCGGTGGTGCGCTCCAGGTGCGACCTGTTCGACGTGGTGCGCGGCGCGGTGGAGGAAGCGCGCGCCAGCCACCCCCAGCGCGAGGTGATGCTGGACGTGCAGGGGGACGGGCGCGGCGAGTGGGACGCGGACCGGCTGGAGCAGGTGGTGGGCAACCTGGTGTCCAACGCGCTCAAGTTCAGCCCGCCGGAGTCGCCCGTGCGCGTGAGCGCGGAGGGGCTGAATGGGGAGGCCGTGCTGCGGGTGCACAACCTGGGCGCGCCCATTCCGGCGGAGCAGGTGCCGCACCTCTTCGCCGCGTGGCGCCGCGCCGGCCGCAGCGACCGGGAGCGTGGCGCGGCCGGAGGGCTGGGCCTGGGGCTCTACATCACCAGTCAGATCGTCCGCTCCCATGGTGGCACCGTGCAGGTGACCTCCACCGAGGCCCAGGGGACGACCTTCACGGTGCGGCTGCCGCGAGGCTGA
- a CDS encoding pirin family protein yields MSWEEDLQGREPPPSLETLIVPRVRDLGDGFHVRRALPSARRRMVGPFIFLDQMGPADFDPGRGLDVRPHPHIGLSTVTYLFQGEILHRDSLGFVQPIRPGAVNWMTAGQGIAHSERTGPETRSAGGRLFGIQAWVALPKKHEEVAPAFVHHPADTLPVIDGEGIHLTVIAGQVHGGKSPVRAHSDLFYADAKMEAGSRLKLSAEYEERGLYLVEGTVEVEGTRFQPGELLVFKPGSEIILNAQSSARMMLLGGEPMDGPRYLFWNFVSSSKERLEAAKADWKEGRFAAVPTETEFIPLPPDDPPAPVRYP; encoded by the coding sequence ATGAGCTGGGAAGAAGACCTGCAGGGCCGTGAGCCCCCGCCCTCCCTGGAGACGCTCATCGTCCCGCGCGTGCGCGACCTGGGCGATGGCTTCCATGTGCGCCGCGCCCTGCCCTCCGCGCGCCGCCGCATGGTCGGTCCCTTCATCTTCCTGGACCAGATGGGCCCCGCGGACTTCGACCCCGGCCGCGGCCTGGACGTGCGGCCCCATCCGCACATCGGCCTGTCCACCGTCACCTATCTCTTCCAGGGCGAGATCCTCCACCGCGACTCGCTGGGCTTCGTGCAGCCCATCCGCCCCGGCGCCGTGAACTGGATGACCGCCGGCCAGGGCATCGCCCACTCGGAGCGCACCGGCCCGGAGACCCGCTCCGCCGGTGGCCGCCTCTTCGGCATCCAGGCCTGGGTCGCCCTCCCCAAGAAGCACGAGGAGGTCGCCCCCGCCTTCGTCCACCACCCCGCGGACACGCTCCCCGTCATCGACGGCGAGGGCATCCACCTGACCGTCATCGCGGGCCAGGTGCACGGCGGCAAGTCCCCCGTGCGCGCCCACTCCGACCTCTTCTACGCGGACGCGAAGATGGAGGCGGGCTCCCGCCTGAAGCTCTCCGCCGAATACGAGGAGCGGGGCCTCTACCTGGTCGAGGGCACCGTGGAGGTGGAGGGCACTCGCTTCCAGCCCGGCGAGCTGCTCGTGTTCAAGCCGGGCAGCGAGATCATCCTCAACGCGCAGTCCTCCGCGCGGATGATGCTCCTGGGTGGCGAGCCCATGGACGGCCCGCGCTACCTCTTCTGGAACTTCGTGTCGTCCTCCAAGGAGCGCCTGGAGGCCGCCAAGGCGGACTGGAAGGAGGGCCGCTTCGCCGCCGTGCCCACGGAGACGGAGTTCATCCCCCTGCCTCCGGATGATCCGCCCGCGCCCGTGCGCTACCCGTAG
- a CDS encoding double-CXXCG motif protein: MRFYQLQRPAPSTPRHWNGSLSAEHAWSLPGVECPTCHETWSGQFALPSVDLSSLSERDLLVEPRVETHAEYARLASHVQPFLPAGLSPEPGMQFGPLRGTARGAFGPLSTRYGWEVLVTQEALRHLQTVGIRGLVPVRAELQGLDAGVVLYELEPPLRGLLHRDDVLTGPRCPTCGWYEVRIAPEPSLDGDALPHDVDIFRPENGTTFTFANERFVEAIEALGPSDVMFREAGVVPESRTGSIH; this comes from the coding sequence ATGCGCTTCTACCAACTCCAACGTCCGGCCCCTTCCACTCCGCGACACTGGAACGGCAGCCTCTCCGCCGAGCACGCCTGGAGTTTGCCCGGGGTGGAGTGCCCCACCTGCCATGAAACCTGGAGTGGCCAGTTCGCGCTTCCCAGCGTCGACCTGTCCTCTTTGTCCGAACGCGACCTGCTGGTGGAGCCGCGAGTCGAAACCCACGCGGAATACGCTCGCCTTGCGTCCCATGTGCAGCCGTTCCTCCCAGCCGGGCTGTCCCCGGAACCCGGCATGCAGTTCGGCCCGCTTCGAGGCACGGCACGCGGAGCCTTCGGCCCCTTGAGCACACGCTATGGCTGGGAGGTACTGGTCACGCAGGAAGCTTTGCGGCACCTCCAGACCGTGGGGATCCGGGGGCTCGTTCCCGTGCGCGCGGAGCTACAGGGACTTGATGCAGGGGTCGTGCTGTATGAGTTGGAGCCTCCCTTGCGCGGGCTTCTGCACCGGGACGATGTCCTGACAGGCCCCAGGTGTCCGACCTGCGGATGGTACGAGGTGCGAATCGCGCCCGAACCCTCACTGGATGGGGATGCCCTTCCTCATGACGTGGACATCTTCCGCCCCGAGAACGGGACCACGTTCACCTTCGCCAATGAACGCTTCGTCGAAGCAATCGAGGCGCTGGGCCCGTCCGACGTGATGTTTCGCGAAGCCGGTGTCGTGCCGGAGTCCCGCACGGGCTCGATTCACTGA
- a CDS encoding DUF2378 family protein, which yields MVPSEKQIFAQSVEALFVRALGPYLTRDGRQKLKAAGLNLSEPLRPHYSLDQWRVFLDVAARDVFPGQPLESAYLELGARYLKGFQQTSVGRASMQLVTHLGPQKTLERVPYNLRAGNNFNEVRVEELSKQDATLWVKDVLADNPFFACGFLAETLRASGAGSPEVKPIAFDGTAATYRLTWSQAKSQRPAGTLAPVRRLYG from the coding sequence ATGGTCCCATCCGAAAAGCAAATCTTCGCCCAGAGCGTGGAAGCCCTCTTCGTGCGTGCGCTGGGGCCGTACCTGACGCGTGACGGACGCCAGAAGCTGAAGGCCGCGGGCCTGAACCTGTCCGAGCCGCTGCGCCCCCACTACTCGCTGGACCAGTGGCGCGTCTTCCTGGACGTGGCCGCGCGGGACGTCTTCCCCGGCCAGCCGCTGGAGTCGGCCTACCTGGAGCTGGGCGCCCGCTACCTGAAGGGCTTCCAGCAGACGTCCGTGGGGCGGGCGAGCATGCAGCTCGTCACGCACCTGGGCCCGCAGAAGACGCTGGAGCGCGTGCCGTACAACCTGCGCGCGGGCAACAACTTCAATGAAGTGCGGGTGGAGGAGCTGTCCAAGCAGGACGCCACCCTGTGGGTGAAGGACGTGCTGGCGGACAACCCCTTCTTCGCCTGCGGCTTCCTGGCGGAGACGCTGCGCGCGTCGGGCGCGGGCTCCCCGGAGGTGAAGCCCATCGCCTTCGACGGGACGGCGGCGACGTACCGGCTGACGTGGTCGCAGGCGAAGTCGCAGCGGCCCGCGGGCACGCTGGCGCCGGTGCGCCGGCTCTACGGGTAG
- a CDS encoding PLP-dependent cysteine synthase family protein, with protein MRPPCRPLPADGRFLQAVGPTPLVPVRLDPEGPTIWCKLEFLNPSGSTKDRIARYMLEKAWRLGELSPGGDVVEASSGSTSIAMALASAQMGCRFTAVMPEGVTEERLIAIRAYGGEVELVPRSEGIRGAIARAEALAKERGGFAPRQFENPDNAEAHRVWTGQEILAQVPGGLVHGVVSGVGTGGTIVGLFQAFAEAGCPVTPFVARPIAGLGCDIECCSFSARVPGVVDGLSRLYREADMPGRVELDVSDDLAMRTARALIRRGFPVGPSSGLNYAAAVEAAKRLGPQAQVVTVFPDRMERYFSTELVQPRPAPKAV; from the coding sequence ATGCGCCCTCCCTGCCGCCCGCTTCCCGCTGATGGCCGCTTCCTCCAGGCCGTGGGGCCCACGCCGCTCGTGCCCGTGCGGCTGGACCCGGAAGGTCCGACCATCTGGTGCAAGTTGGAGTTCCTCAATCCCAGTGGGTCCACCAAGGATCGCATCGCCCGGTACATGCTGGAGAAGGCGTGGCGGCTGGGTGAGCTGAGCCCGGGCGGCGACGTGGTGGAGGCGTCCAGCGGCTCCACCAGCATCGCCATGGCGCTGGCGAGCGCGCAGATGGGCTGCCGCTTCACGGCGGTGATGCCGGAGGGCGTGACGGAGGAGCGGCTCATCGCCATCCGCGCCTACGGCGGCGAGGTGGAGCTGGTGCCGCGCTCGGAAGGCATCCGGGGCGCCATCGCGCGGGCGGAGGCGCTGGCGAAGGAGCGCGGCGGCTTCGCGCCCCGCCAGTTCGAGAACCCGGACAACGCGGAGGCGCACCGCGTGTGGACGGGGCAGGAGATCCTGGCGCAGGTGCCGGGCGGGCTGGTGCACGGCGTGGTGAGCGGCGTGGGCACGGGCGGCACCATCGTGGGCCTGTTCCAGGCGTTCGCGGAGGCCGGCTGTCCGGTGACGCCCTTCGTGGCGCGGCCCATCGCCGGGCTGGGCTGCGACATCGAATGTTGCAGCTTCAGCGCGCGCGTGCCGGGCGTGGTGGACGGCTTGTCGCGGCTGTACCGCGAGGCGGACATGCCGGGCCGCGTGGAGCTGGACGTGTCGGACGACCTGGCCATGCGCACCGCGCGGGCGCTCATCCGCCGGGGCTTCCCGGTGGGCCCGTCCTCCGGCCTCAACTACGCGGCGGCCGTGGAGGCGGCGAAGCGGCTGGGCCCGCAGGCCCAGGTGGTGACGGTGTTCCCGGACCGCATGGAGCGCTACTTCTCCACGGAACTCGTGCAGCCCCGGCCCGCGCCCAAGGCGGTCTGA
- a CDS encoding DEAD/DEAH box helicase has product MSPQIALAFSSEFAAHPALAAFHPVVRRWFASRLGEPTRPQIEGWPLIHGGHDVLIAAPTGSGKTLTAFLAALDSLFRLALDGTLTDRTQVLYVSPLKALGNDVQKNLLQPLEELMTLAREEGYEPQQLRVQVRTGDTPAGERAQMVRRPPHILITTPESLYLYLTAERARATLRHVRTVIVDEIHALARDKRGSHFALSMERLKALTDVRPQLLGLSATQKPLDAIAGFLTGASLTECKRVEVGHQRPWDLKVEIPDAELSSIASHEMWGQVYDRLIQLSSEHRTTLIFVNTRKMSERVAHDLGERLGQQWVAAHHGSMSREMRLSAEERLKAGQLRVMVATASLELGIDVGNVDLVVQLGTTKAISVLLQRVGRAGHHKAGISKGILFAMTRDELVECVALLNAVREGDLDAVRIPKKPLDVLAQQIVAACACEEWDERALFSIFQRAYPYQDLTWEEYQQVLEMLSEGVSERRGRGSIHLHRDRVNQRLKGRRGVRITALTNGGAIPDTFNFSVTAQPEGKVVGTLDEDFAVESSPGDIFLLGSTAWRIQRVVGSTVMVEDARGAPPNVPFWRGEAPGRTDELSLQVGRLREELLRHDDPAGFLEKLLRVPPPAVDALLGYLRLGKKMLGDVVPSHTQIVAERFFDEAGGMQLIIHAPFGSRINRAWGMALRKRFCRSFDFELQAAATEDGILLSLGEQHSFPLADIFDFLHPDNVEEVLVQAILQAPIFGTRFRWVASRALTLHRMMGGKRVAPNLQRARSEDLLAAVFPAQVGCQDNHGGGDVELPDHPLVKQTMDDCLREAMDIDGLREVLRRMKDGRIQLVARDVPEPSVFAHALINSQPYTFLDDAPAEERRVRNVALRRAMPAEDAAAFGALDANAIRQVVEDAAQPMRDEDELHDALLQLVLVRASEVPRGLETGLFKQGRVAWLERQGGRFLVSAERGNAVRALFPDAQTQPVLPVLEYDRPVERDAAVLQVVRGRMELVGPTTVTELARLTLLDPDDINLALHNLESQGSVLRGQFRAQDDVPVPRDVDGSPVLEWCDRRLLQRIHRLTVGRLRREIEPLSPQDFMRFLFRWHHLEDVDALRGSTGLLKAVRLLQGYEAPASAWERFLLPARMRGYTPDLMERACYAGEVAWGRVTLKDPPKPAGPRRGAPVEAPEPVVAKRSSPTRNAPLTFTVREDLEWMLAAARPHAVLADGGVWTPPDLSAAAKDVVGVLERRGACFFQDLVTRARRLPAEVEDALWELVAKGLVTADAVQNLRILQSPAHRKRQKLLNRGGPGRWTLLAPSEPKSQEEVTESLAKLFLQRYGIVWRDLVMRESLAPTWRELLFVYRRMEARGELRGGRFVSGFVGEQFALPEAVDMARAVRRAPPAGVRIQLSGVDPLNLTGVVTPGPRVAALPNNVVTYVDGIPQGVDAVEDAPENEDAEVDGSLAQVN; this is encoded by the coding sequence ATGTCCCCTCAAATCGCCCTCGCCTTCTCGTCGGAGTTCGCGGCCCATCCGGCGCTCGCCGCCTTCCACCCGGTGGTGCGGCGCTGGTTCGCTTCGCGCCTGGGCGAACCCACCCGGCCGCAGATTGAAGGCTGGCCGCTCATCCACGGCGGCCATGACGTGCTCATCGCCGCGCCCACGGGCAGCGGCAAGACGCTCACCGCGTTCCTCGCGGCGCTGGACTCACTGTTCCGGCTGGCGCTCGACGGCACGCTCACCGACCGCACCCAGGTCCTCTACGTGTCGCCCCTGAAGGCCCTGGGCAACGACGTGCAGAAGAACCTCCTCCAGCCGCTGGAGGAGCTGATGACCCTGGCTCGCGAGGAGGGCTACGAACCCCAGCAGCTGCGCGTCCAGGTGCGCACCGGCGACACGCCCGCGGGCGAGCGCGCCCAGATGGTGCGCCGCCCGCCACACATCCTCATCACCACGCCCGAGTCCCTCTACCTCTACCTCACCGCCGAGCGCGCCCGCGCCACCCTGCGCCACGTGCGCACGGTCATCGTGGACGAGATCCACGCGCTCGCCCGAGACAAGCGCGGCAGCCACTTCGCGCTGTCCATGGAGCGCCTCAAGGCCCTCACCGACGTGCGCCCCCAGCTGTTGGGCCTGTCCGCCACGCAGAAGCCGCTGGACGCCATCGCGGGCTTCCTCACCGGCGCGTCCCTCACCGAGTGCAAGCGCGTGGAGGTGGGCCACCAGCGCCCGTGGGACCTCAAGGTCGAGATTCCGGACGCGGAGCTCTCCTCCATCGCGAGCCATGAGATGTGGGGGCAGGTCTATGACCGGCTGATCCAGCTCTCCAGCGAGCACCGCACCACGCTCATCTTCGTCAACACGCGCAAGATGTCCGAGCGCGTGGCGCACGACCTGGGCGAACGCCTGGGCCAGCAGTGGGTGGCCGCGCATCACGGCAGCATGTCCCGCGAGATGCGCCTGTCCGCCGAGGAGCGCCTCAAGGCCGGCCAGCTGCGCGTGATGGTGGCCACCGCGTCGCTGGAGCTGGGCATCGACGTGGGCAACGTGGACCTCGTCGTGCAGCTGGGCACCACCAAGGCCATCTCCGTGCTGCTCCAGCGCGTGGGCCGCGCGGGCCACCACAAGGCGGGCATCTCCAAGGGCATCCTCTTCGCGATGACGCGGGACGAGTTGGTGGAGTGCGTCGCGCTCCTCAACGCCGTGCGCGAGGGCGACCTGGACGCGGTCCGCATCCCCAAGAAGCCGCTGGACGTGCTGGCGCAGCAGATTGTCGCCGCGTGCGCGTGCGAGGAATGGGACGAGCGCGCCCTCTTCAGCATCTTCCAGCGCGCGTACCCGTACCAGGACCTCACCTGGGAGGAGTACCAGCAGGTGCTGGAGATGCTCTCCGAAGGCGTCTCCGAGCGCCGGGGCCGGGGCAGCATCCACCTGCACCGCGACCGGGTGAACCAGCGGCTCAAGGGACGCCGGGGCGTGCGCATCACCGCGCTCACCAACGGCGGCGCCATCCCGGACACGTTCAACTTCAGCGTCACCGCGCAGCCGGAAGGCAAGGTGGTGGGCACGCTGGACGAGGACTTCGCGGTGGAGTCCTCGCCAGGGGACATCTTCCTGCTGGGCAGCACCGCGTGGCGCATCCAGCGCGTCGTCGGCAGCACGGTGATGGTGGAGGACGCGAGGGGCGCTCCGCCCAACGTGCCCTTCTGGCGCGGCGAGGCCCCGGGCCGCACGGACGAGCTGAGCCTCCAGGTGGGCCGGCTGCGCGAGGAGCTGTTGCGCCACGACGACCCGGCGGGCTTCCTGGAGAAGCTCCTGCGCGTGCCGCCGCCCGCGGTGGACGCGCTCCTGGGCTACCTGCGGCTGGGCAAGAAGATGCTGGGAGACGTGGTGCCCAGCCACACCCAGATCGTCGCCGAGCGCTTCTTCGACGAAGCAGGCGGCATGCAGCTCATCATCCACGCGCCCTTCGGCAGCCGCATCAACCGCGCGTGGGGCATGGCGCTGCGCAAGCGCTTCTGCCGCTCGTTCGACTTCGAATTGCAGGCGGCGGCCACGGAGGACGGCATCCTGCTGAGCCTGGGGGAACAGCACTCGTTCCCGCTGGCGGACATCTTCGACTTCCTGCACCCGGACAATGTGGAGGAGGTGCTGGTGCAGGCCATCCTCCAGGCGCCCATCTTCGGCACGCGCTTCCGGTGGGTGGCGTCGCGAGCGCTGACGCTGCACCGGATGATGGGGGGCAAGCGCGTGGCGCCGAACCTCCAGCGCGCACGCAGCGAGGACCTGCTGGCGGCGGTGTTCCCCGCGCAGGTGGGTTGCCAGGACAACCACGGTGGCGGGGACGTGGAGCTGCCGGACCATCCGCTGGTGAAGCAGACGATGGACGACTGTCTGCGCGAGGCGATGGACATCGACGGGCTGCGCGAGGTGCTCCGGCGCATGAAGGACGGGCGCATCCAGCTGGTCGCGCGAGACGTTCCGGAGCCGAGCGTCTTCGCGCACGCGCTCATCAACAGCCAGCCCTACACCTTCCTGGACGACGCGCCGGCCGAGGAGCGCCGCGTGCGCAACGTGGCCCTGCGCCGCGCGATGCCGGCCGAGGACGCGGCGGCGTTCGGAGCGCTGGACGCGAACGCCATCCGGCAGGTGGTGGAGGACGCCGCGCAGCCGATGCGCGACGAGGACGAGCTGCACGACGCGCTGTTGCAGTTGGTGCTGGTGCGAGCGTCGGAGGTGCCGCGAGGCCTGGAGACAGGGCTCTTCAAGCAGGGGCGCGTGGCCTGGCTGGAGCGGCAGGGCGGGCGGTTCCTGGTGTCGGCGGAGCGGGGCAACGCGGTGCGCGCGCTCTTCCCGGACGCGCAGACGCAGCCGGTGTTGCCGGTGCTGGAGTACGACCGGCCGGTGGAGCGCGACGCGGCGGTGCTCCAGGTGGTGCGCGGGCGGATGGAGCTGGTGGGGCCCACCACGGTGACGGAGCTGGCGCGGCTGACGCTGTTGGATCCGGACGACATCAACCTGGCGCTGCACAACCTGGAGAGCCAGGGCAGCGTGTTGCGAGGCCAGTTCCGAGCGCAGGACGACGTGCCGGTGCCTCGGGACGTGGACGGAAGCCCGGTGCTGGAGTGGTGCGACCGGCGTCTGCTCCAGCGCATCCACCGGCTGACGGTGGGGCGGCTGCGCCGCGAGATTGAACCGCTGAGCCCCCAGGACTTCATGCGCTTCCTCTTCCGGTGGCACCACCTGGAAGACGTGGACGCGCTGCGGGGCAGCACGGGGTTGCTCAAGGCGGTGCGGCTGCTGCAGGGGTACGAAGCGCCGGCCTCCGCCTGGGAGCGCTTCCTGTTGCCCGCGCGCATGCGGGGCTACACGCCGGACCTGATGGAGCGCGCGTGCTACGCGGGCGAGGTGGCATGGGGGCGGGTGACGCTGAAGGATCCGCCGAAGCCCGCGGGCCCGCGCCGGGGCGCGCCGGTGGAGGCGCCGGAGCCGGTGGTGGCGAAGCGGTCTTCACCGACGCGCAACGCGCCGCTGACGTTCACGGTGCGCGAGGACCTGGAGTGGATGCTCGCGGCGGCGCGTCCGCACGCGGTGCTGGCGGACGGGGGCGTGTGGACGCCGCCGGACCTGAGCGCGGCGGCGAAGGACGTGGTGGGCGTGCTGGAGCGGCGGGGCGCGTGCTTCTTCCAGGACCTGGTGACGCGGGCGCGGCGCCTGCCGGCGGAGGTGGAGGACGCGCTGTGGGAGTTGGTGGCGAAGGGGCTCGTGACGGCGGACGCGGTGCAGAACCTGCGCATCCTGCAGAGCCCGGCGCACCGCAAGCGGCAGAAGCTGCTCAACCGGGGCGGGCCGGGCCGCTGGACCCTGCTGGCGCCGTCGGAGCCGAAGTCGCAGGAAGAGGTGACGGAGTCGCTGGCGAAGCTGTTCCTCCAGCGCTACGGCATCGTCTGGCGCGACCTGGTGATGCGCGAATCGCTGGCGCCCACCTGGCGCGAGCTGCTGTTCGTCTACCGGCGCATGGAAGCGCGAGGCGAGCTGCGAGGCGGGCGCTTCGTATCGGGCTTCGTGGGCGAGCAGTTCGCGCTGCCAGAAGCGGTGGACATGGCGCGAGCGGTGCGGCGCGCGCCTCCGGCAGGCGTGCGCATCCAGCTGTCCGGAGTGGATCCGCTGAACCTCACGGGCGTGGTGACACCGGGCCCGCGCGTGGCCGCGCTGCCGAACAACGTCGTCACCTACGTGGATGGGATTCCGCAGGGCGTGGATGCGGTGGAGGACGCGCCGGAGAACGAGGACGCGGAAGTCGATGGTTCGCTCGCGCAGGTGAACTGA
- a CDS encoding PAS domain-containing protein: MSSFESSFASEALNPDGFLVLRPDGGGNEAPDDFVCEYANPAAQALLGDRLEGAAILATRRTWGGLRAAWEMTLSTGLRSEHLIHWETGSGVHTLRFRAARAPEGRLYVWLDAQSRLAVGAARSDQALGTTAEESLRRTSALFQAVMQGSTDAIYTKNLEGQYTRINAAGARLMGRTVEEVVGHTDAELWPDEARASVAHDREVLAFRQTLTYEEAQSGGRVWLSTKGVLRDEQGRVFGLFGISRDITERKRMEEALHQEKARLQQALSAASVALFDLRMPQGLLRWGPGAAALLGQPSLPAEEPLMALLARLPPEDRLAMATRLAPSARLPLKLSLDFRVVGARGELRRLALWGEVHAGDGQEQRLLGVVVDLTQRSLTPPSDMAA, encoded by the coding sequence ATGTCCTCCTTTGAGTCCTCTTTCGCGAGTGAAGCGCTCAACCCGGATGGCTTCCTCGTGCTGCGGCCAGACGGGGGCGGGAACGAAGCGCCCGATGACTTCGTTTGCGAGTACGCCAACCCCGCCGCGCAGGCGCTCCTGGGCGACCGCCTGGAGGGCGCGGCGATCCTCGCCACGCGGCGCACCTGGGGAGGACTGCGCGCGGCGTGGGAGATGACGCTGAGCACGGGGCTGCGCTCGGAGCATCTGATCCACTGGGAGACGGGCTCGGGGGTGCACACGCTGCGCTTCCGCGCTGCCCGCGCCCCGGAAGGGAGGTTGTACGTCTGGCTGGACGCGCAGTCACGGCTGGCGGTGGGCGCGGCGCGGTCCGACCAGGCCCTGGGCACCACGGCCGAGGAGTCCCTCCGGCGCACGAGCGCCCTGTTCCAGGCGGTGATGCAGGGCTCCACCGACGCCATCTACACGAAGAACCTGGAGGGCCAGTACACGCGCATCAACGCGGCGGGCGCGCGGCTGATGGGCCGCACCGTGGAGGAGGTGGTGGGCCACACCGACGCGGAGCTGTGGCCCGACGAGGCGCGCGCCAGCGTGGCGCATGACCGGGAGGTCCTGGCCTTCCGCCAGACCCTCACCTACGAGGAGGCGCAGTCCGGCGGCCGGGTGTGGCTGTCCACCAAGGGCGTGCTGCGGGACGAGCAGGGCCGGGTGTTCGGCCTGTTCGGCATCAGCCGCGACATCACCGAGCGCAAGCGGATGGAGGAGGCCCTGCACCAGGAGAAGGCACGGCTCCAGCAGGCCCTGTCCGCCGCGTCCGTGGCGCTGTTCGACCTGCGGATGCCGCAGGGGCTGCTGCGCTGGGGCCCTGGCGCGGCGGCGCTCCTGGGACAGCCCTCGCTCCCCGCCGAGGAGCCGCTGATGGCCCTGCTGGCGCGGCTCCCCCCGGAAGACCGGTTGGCCATGGCCACGCGGCTGGCCCCCTCCGCGCGGCTCCCGCTGAAGCTGTCGCTCGACTTCCGCGTGGTGGGCGCGCGGGGCGAGCTGCGCCGGCTGGCGCTGTGGGGCGAGGTTCACGCAGGGGACGGGCAGGAGCAGCGGCTCCTCGGCGTGGTGGTGGATCTCACGCAGCGGTCGTTGACTCCGCCCTCCGACATGGCGGCTTGA
- a CDS encoding TIGR02269 family lipoprotein translates to MRTGFLLLVAWLAGCATARAPVPEWSAAEDAPQPDDACVLSLQCDGDICGLYECHDAPPGRVVRTFSGAPVFVAPGGTAQRNWGSAQRLPGDSLPVLVFRWYPRETLPSEVKRRQAMAEWASRPKERHHIFPQAMKAYFQSKGINVHDYVIAIDAEVHKRIHREADRGPWNTEWMSFRQRTLGRATKPMHFEQASLMIQKFDLFGLTMTYWQGVDLAPIPEP, encoded by the coding sequence GTGCGAACAGGGTTCCTGTTGCTCGTTGCATGGCTCGCAGGCTGCGCTACTGCCCGCGCCCCGGTACCGGAATGGAGTGCGGCAGAGGACGCCCCACAGCCGGACGACGCTTGCGTCCTCTCACTCCAATGCGACGGCGACATCTGCGGCCTCTACGAGTGCCATGACGCCCCTCCAGGCCGGGTGGTTCGCACCTTCAGTGGTGCTCCCGTATTCGTCGCTCCAGGTGGCACCGCGCAGCGCAACTGGGGAAGCGCCCAGAGGCTTCCAGGCGACTCCCTCCCCGTCCTGGTCTTCCGTTGGTATCCGCGAGAGACGCTGCCCAGCGAGGTGAAGCGACGCCAGGCCATGGCGGAATGGGCATCCCGCCCGAAGGAGCGGCACCACATCTTCCCCCAGGCAATGAAGGCCTACTTCCAGTCGAAGGGCATCAACGTACATGACTACGTCATCGCCATTGATGCGGAGGTCCACAAGCGCATCCATCGCGAAGCGGACCGAGGGCCCTGGAACACCGAGTGGATGTCGTTTCGTCAGCGGACCCTGGGACGCGCCACCAAGCCCATGCACTTCGAGCAGGCTTCACTGATGATCCAGAAGTTCGATCTCTTCGGGCTTACGATGACCTACTGGCAGGGCGTCGACCTCGCCCCCATTCCCGAGCCGTGA